Proteins from a genomic interval of Micromonospora sp. NBC_00389:
- a CDS encoding type 1 glutamine amidotransferase: MATALVIENDPTDDPRRLGEWLTEAGLELWVVRPHAGDELPADLEGYAALVVLGGDQQAYPLPDGSPGAPWFPAVEGLLRKAVRYRVPTLAVCLGAQLLATAHAGLVERSPSGPEVGPGVVGKRDAAGDDPLFRYVPLIPDVLQWHSDEITELPRGATLLAASTRYPNQAFRLGDRAWGLQFHIECDTAMIADWAADSTLLADLGYDPELVVAACASVMADVEEVWQPFAARFAALALGELDDSTTRRGLPLLGH; encoded by the coding sequence GTGGCAACTGCGCTGGTGATCGAGAACGACCCGACGGACGACCCGCGCCGACTGGGTGAGTGGCTGACCGAGGCAGGGCTGGAGCTGTGGGTGGTCCGCCCGCACGCCGGCGACGAGCTCCCCGCCGATCTGGAGGGGTACGCGGCGTTGGTGGTGCTCGGCGGCGACCAGCAGGCGTACCCGCTGCCGGACGGCTCGCCCGGCGCACCCTGGTTCCCCGCGGTGGAAGGGCTGCTCCGCAAGGCGGTCCGGTACCGGGTGCCGACCCTGGCCGTGTGCCTGGGCGCGCAACTGCTCGCCACCGCGCACGCCGGGCTGGTCGAACGCAGCCCGTCCGGGCCGGAGGTCGGCCCCGGCGTGGTCGGCAAGCGGGACGCCGCCGGAGACGATCCGCTGTTCCGGTACGTGCCGCTGATTCCGGACGTGCTCCAGTGGCACTCCGACGAGATCACCGAGCTGCCTCGGGGTGCCACCCTGCTGGCCGCCTCCACCCGCTACCCGAACCAGGCGTTCCGGCTCGGCGACCGGGCCTGGGGGCTGCAGTTCCACATCGAGTGCGACACCGCGATGATCGCCGACTGGGCCGCCGACTCGACCCTCCTCGCCGACCTGGGCTACGACCCGGAGCTGGTGGTCGCGGCCTGCGCCTCGGTGATGGCGGACGTCGAGGAGGTTTGGCAACCGTTCGCCGCGCGGTTCGCCGCGCTGGCGCTCGGCGAGTTGGACGACAGCACGACGCGGCGTGGCCTGCCGCTGCTCGGGCACTGA
- a CDS encoding Vgb family protein yields the protein MTSTVIREIPLSDPQAGPYGITTGPDGALWLTLVHAGALARVAADGSVRRWPVGGPGSRPLIVTPGPDGALWFTRSGDDRIGRITTDGEQSEVVLPAGTGPCGIAAGPDGALWYAGMSSDTVGRVSTDGVVTEVRLPVSGAFASMVAAGPDDAVWCTLNQANAIARVGMDGVVRVHPLPTEGAAPVGITAGVDGALWFVEIAAGQVGRITPDGRIEEYPLPDRTARPHAIVADPAGGAWFTEWAGNRIGHVDPTGRVDTYELPTPNSEPHGLTVASDGTVHAALEIGRLACLTP from the coding sequence GTGACATCCACCGTGATCCGGGAAATCCCGCTCAGCGATCCGCAGGCCGGGCCGTACGGCATCACGACCGGCCCCGACGGGGCGCTCTGGCTGACCCTGGTCCACGCTGGCGCGCTCGCCCGGGTGGCCGCGGACGGTTCGGTGCGCCGCTGGCCGGTCGGCGGCCCGGGTAGCCGGCCGTTGATCGTCACGCCCGGCCCGGACGGCGCACTCTGGTTCACCCGCTCCGGGGACGACCGGATCGGCCGGATCACGACCGACGGAGAGCAGAGCGAGGTCGTTCTGCCGGCCGGCACCGGCCCGTGCGGCATCGCCGCGGGCCCGGACGGCGCCCTCTGGTACGCCGGCATGAGCTCCGACACCGTCGGCCGGGTGAGCACCGACGGCGTGGTCACCGAGGTGCGGCTACCGGTCTCCGGCGCGTTCGCCTCGATGGTGGCGGCCGGGCCGGACGACGCCGTCTGGTGCACGCTCAACCAGGCGAACGCGATCGCCCGGGTCGGCATGGACGGGGTGGTGCGTGTGCATCCGCTGCCCACCGAGGGTGCCGCGCCGGTCGGTATCACCGCGGGCGTGGACGGGGCGCTCTGGTTCGTGGAGATCGCCGCCGGTCAGGTCGGCCGGATCACCCCGGACGGCCGGATCGAGGAGTACCCGCTGCCGGACCGGACGGCCCGGCCGCACGCCATCGTCGCCGATCCGGCCGGCGGCGCCTGGTTCACCGAGTGGGCCGGCAACCGGATCGGCCACGTCGACCCGACCGGCCGGGTCGACACCTACGAGCTGCCCACCCCGAACTCCGAGCCGCACGGCCTGACGGTCGCGTCCGACGGCACAGTCCACGCCGCGCTGGAAATCGGCCGCCTGGCCTGCCTCACCCCCTGA
- a CDS encoding bifunctional [glutamine synthetase] adenylyltransferase/[glutamine synthetase]-adenylyl-L-tyrosine phosphorylase, giving the protein MSRPTRAPGRLARYGFGTAEGDGGARAADLLGPDGLRLWRPVEQEPVDELATELLAALSRAADPDLALRQLHRIVEAERRANGGTGLGATSAVTAESDALARSPLLAELHADPGLRRRLIAVLGASSALGDHLVAHPEHCAALRTAPDGLAPTAEGRLEPAGDGNPVAVLRSAYRLALLRIAAADLTGGRGLEQTMAALSALADATLAAAYEIAVSELPTGTARPRLAVVAMGKCGGGELNYVSDVDVIFVGAEDADLAAGTTVATRLIHICGLVAWPVDAALRPEGNRGPLVRTLASHLAYYRRWARTWEFQALLKARPAAGDLPLAQEWIDQLAPLVWRAAERPEAVEDVRAMRRRIIDHIPPKELEREIKRGPGGLRDIEFAVQLLQLVHGRGDETLRAPGTIPALRALVAGGYVGRADGEALLRGYRFLRSVEHRLQLQGLRRTHTVPTEPAALRWLAAALGFTAAPGRSAVESFRAEWVTHSAEVRRLHAKLLYRPLLESVARVPADGLRLTPEAARHRLEILGFADPAGALRHLQALTGGVSRTAAIQRTLLPVLLSEFADAPEPDRGLLNYRKVSDKLGSTPWYLRLLRDGGPVARRLARVLALSRYVADLLARDPEALRLLAEENELVPRSPEVLRDGFLAAAGRHADPVEATRAVRALRRRELVRVACADLLCRAGSLAPTPTRPDGGTRRAPGLGDITGVGAALADVTDATLAAALRAARASQPAPPGLRFAVIGMGRLGGYESNYLSDADVLFVYDPPAGSSESAASAAAHAIAEELRRLLGVPAPDPPLGVDADLRPEGRQGPLVRSLAAYAQYYARWSRVWEAQALLRARFVCGDADLGAEFEAMIDPVRYPADGLSREQIVEIRRIKARVETERLPRGADPATHTKLGRGGLADVEWAVQLVQLRHAGAVPALRGTRTLDALAAAAEAGLVEASDAAEMAAGWSLAAQVRNALMLVRGRAGDQLPRHGVELAGVVRLLGRDDPGEFLDEYLRTGRRSRAAAQRVLEM; this is encoded by the coding sequence ATGAGCCGGCCGACCAGGGCGCCGGGCCGGCTCGCCCGGTACGGCTTCGGCACCGCCGAGGGCGACGGTGGGGCGCGCGCCGCCGACCTGCTCGGCCCGGACGGCCTGCGGCTGTGGCGACCGGTAGAGCAGGAGCCGGTCGACGAGTTGGCCACGGAGTTGCTGGCGGCGCTGTCCCGAGCTGCCGACCCCGACCTGGCGCTGCGTCAGCTGCACCGCATCGTGGAGGCCGAACGCCGCGCGAACGGCGGCACCGGATTGGGTGCGACCAGCGCGGTGACCGCCGAGAGCGACGCCCTGGCCCGGTCGCCGCTGCTGGCGGAGCTGCACGCCGACCCCGGGTTGCGGCGGCGGCTGATCGCGGTGCTCGGCGCCTCGTCGGCGCTCGGCGACCACCTGGTGGCCCACCCCGAGCACTGCGCCGCGCTGCGCACCGCCCCGGACGGACTCGCGCCGACCGCTGAGGGTCGGCTGGAACCGGCCGGCGACGGCAACCCGGTGGCGGTGCTGCGAAGCGCGTACCGGCTGGCCCTGTTGCGGATCGCGGCGGCGGACCTGACCGGCGGGCGCGGCCTGGAGCAGACCATGGCGGCGCTGTCCGCGCTGGCCGACGCGACGCTGGCCGCGGCGTACGAGATCGCCGTCTCGGAGCTTCCGACCGGCACCGCGCGTCCCCGGCTGGCCGTGGTGGCGATGGGCAAGTGCGGCGGCGGTGAGCTGAACTACGTCTCCGACGTGGATGTGATCTTCGTGGGCGCCGAGGACGCCGACCTGGCCGCCGGCACCACGGTGGCGACCCGGCTCATCCACATCTGCGGGCTCGTCGCGTGGCCGGTGGATGCCGCGCTGCGCCCCGAGGGCAACCGGGGCCCGCTGGTGCGGACCCTCGCCAGTCACCTGGCCTACTACCGGCGGTGGGCGCGCACCTGGGAGTTCCAGGCGCTGCTCAAGGCCCGCCCGGCCGCCGGAGACCTGCCGCTGGCCCAGGAGTGGATCGACCAGCTCGCGCCGCTGGTCTGGCGGGCGGCCGAACGGCCCGAGGCGGTCGAGGACGTCCGCGCGATGCGGCGCCGGATCATCGACCACATCCCGCCGAAGGAGCTGGAGCGCGAGATCAAGCGCGGCCCCGGCGGTCTGCGCGACATCGAGTTCGCCGTCCAGCTGCTGCAACTGGTGCACGGCCGCGGCGACGAGACGCTGCGGGCACCCGGCACCATTCCGGCGCTGCGCGCGCTGGTCGCGGGCGGCTATGTCGGCCGCGCCGACGGCGAGGCGCTGCTGCGCGGCTACCGCTTCCTGCGCAGCGTCGAGCACCGGCTCCAGTTGCAGGGCCTGCGCCGGACGCACACGGTGCCCACCGAGCCGGCCGCGCTGCGCTGGCTCGCCGCCGCGCTGGGCTTCACGGCCGCGCCGGGGCGCAGCGCCGTGGAGAGCTTCCGGGCCGAGTGGGTCACCCACTCCGCCGAGGTACGCCGGCTGCACGCCAAGCTGCTCTACCGGCCGCTGCTGGAGTCGGTGGCCCGGGTGCCCGCCGACGGGTTGCGGCTCACCCCGGAGGCGGCCCGGCATCGGCTGGAGATCCTCGGCTTCGCTGACCCGGCCGGGGCGCTGCGCCACCTCCAGGCCCTCACCGGCGGGGTGAGCCGTACCGCGGCCATCCAGCGGACCCTGCTGCCGGTGCTGCTCAGCGAGTTCGCCGACGCGCCGGAGCCGGACCGGGGGCTGCTCAACTACCGGAAGGTCTCCGACAAGCTGGGCAGCACCCCCTGGTACCTGCGGCTGCTGCGCGACGGCGGCCCGGTCGCCCGGCGGCTGGCCCGGGTCCTCGCCCTCTCCCGGTACGTCGCCGACCTGCTCGCCCGGGACCCGGAGGCGCTGCGGCTGCTGGCCGAGGAGAACGAGCTGGTGCCGCGTTCACCCGAGGTGCTCCGGGATGGGTTCCTCGCGGCGGCGGGCCGGCACGCCGACCCCGTCGAGGCCACCCGGGCGGTACGCGCGCTGCGCCGCCGGGAGCTGGTCCGGGTGGCCTGCGCCGACCTGCTCTGCCGGGCCGGCTCGCTCGCACCCACCCCCACCCGTCCCGACGGCGGCACCCGGAGAGCGCCCGGGCTGGGCGACATCACCGGCGTCGGCGCGGCGCTCGCCGACGTCACCGACGCCACCCTGGCCGCCGCGCTGCGGGCCGCCCGGGCCAGTCAGCCGGCGCCGCCCGGGCTGCGGTTCGCGGTGATCGGCATGGGCCGGCTCGGCGGGTACGAGTCGAACTACCTGTCCGACGCCGACGTCCTGTTCGTCTACGACCCGCCCGCCGGAAGCAGCGAGAGCGCGGCCAGCGCCGCCGCGCACGCGATCGCCGAGGAACTGCGCCGGCTGCTCGGCGTGCCCGCGCCCGACCCGCCGCTCGGCGTCGACGCCGACCTGCGCCCAGAGGGCCGGCAGGGTCCCCTGGTGCGCAGCCTCGCGGCGTACGCGCAGTACTACGCCCGCTGGTCGCGGGTGTGGGAGGCGCAGGCGCTGCTGCGCGCCCGCTTCGTCTGCGGCGACGCCGACCTGGGCGCCGAGTTCGAGGCGATGATCGATCCGGTGCGCTACCCGGCCGACGGGCTCTCCCGCGAGCAGATCGTCGAGATCCGTCGGATCAAGGCCCGGGTGGAGACCGAGCGGCTGCCTCGCGGCGCCGACCCGGCCACCCACACCAAGCTGGGCCGCGGTGGGCTGGCGGACGTGGAGTGGGCGGTGCAGCTCGTCCAGCTCCGGCACGCCGGCGCGGTCCCGGCGCTGCGCGGCACGCGTACCCTCGACGCACTCGCGGCCGCCGCCGAGGCCGGCCTGGTCGAGGCGTCGGATGCCGCGGAGATGGCCGCCGGCTGGTCCCTGGCCGCGCAGGTCCGCAACGCGTTGATGCTGGTCCGGGGCCGGGCCGGCGACCAACTGCCCCGGCACGGGGTGGAGCTGGCCGGGGTGGTCCGGCTGCTCGGCCGGGACGACCCGGGGGAGTTCCTCGACGAGTACCTGCGTACCGGCCGCCGCTCCCGCGCCGCCGCCCAGCGCGTGCTGGAGATGTAG
- a CDS encoding S66 peptidase family protein — MISEDRAAVRPPVLRPGDTVLLVSPSGPTSPERVARGMELLTGWGLRPVPAPNAYARQGYLAGADELRAADLNAAFADPQVRGVICTRGGYGVQRVVDAIDMAAVSRDPKVVAGFSDITALQFALWRGARLAGVHGPGAAWRDERTPLRSAESLHAALMTTEPVTVAAVPGEETFPVRVPGHTTGTLLGGNLCMIAASIGTPDLPDLTGAVLLVEDVQEPPYKVDRMLTQLRRAGALDGLAGVAVGQFTDCADGWETTIADVLTERLGDLGVPVLGGLPIGHGPGQLTVPVGTPATLDTDAGTLTVAPAVV; from the coding sequence GTGATCAGCGAGGACCGTGCCGCCGTCCGCCCGCCCGTGCTGCGCCCGGGTGACACGGTGCTGCTGGTGTCGCCGTCCGGGCCCACCTCCCCGGAACGGGTGGCGCGCGGGATGGAGCTGCTCACCGGCTGGGGCCTGCGGCCCGTGCCGGCGCCGAACGCGTACGCCCGGCAGGGCTACCTGGCCGGCGCGGACGAGCTGCGCGCCGCCGACCTGAACGCGGCGTTCGCCGACCCCCAGGTGCGCGGGGTGATCTGCACGCGCGGCGGGTACGGCGTCCAGCGGGTGGTGGACGCCATCGACATGGCCGCCGTCAGCCGCGACCCGAAGGTGGTGGCCGGCTTCTCCGACATCACCGCGCTGCAGTTCGCGCTCTGGCGGGGTGCCCGGTTGGCCGGCGTGCACGGCCCGGGAGCGGCCTGGCGGGACGAGCGCACCCCGCTGCGCTCGGCCGAGTCGCTGCACGCCGCGCTGATGACGACCGAGCCGGTGACGGTCGCCGCCGTACCCGGCGAGGAGACCTTTCCGGTACGCGTACCGGGCCACACCACCGGCACCCTGCTCGGCGGCAACCTGTGCATGATCGCCGCGTCGATCGGCACGCCGGACCTGCCCGACCTGACCGGAGCGGTGCTGCTGGTCGAGGACGTGCAGGAGCCCCCGTACAAGGTCGACCGGATGCTCACCCAGCTGCGCCGGGCCGGCGCGCTGGACGGCCTGGCCGGGGTCGCGGTCGGGCAGTTCACTGACTGCGCCGACGGCTGGGAGACCACGATCGCCGACGTGCTCACCGAACGCCTCGGCGACCTCGGCGTACCGGTGCTCGGCGGGCTGCCGATCGGCCACGGCCCCGGCCAGCTCACCGTCCCCGTCGGCACCCCGGCCACCCTCGACACCGACGCCGGCACCCTCACCGTCGCCCCCGCCGTCGTCTGA